Proteins encoded in a region of the Chryseobacterium piperi genome:
- a CDS encoding LytR/AlgR family response regulator transcription factor has product MTNILIVEDEGLNAEKLIRILKELRPNYTVLTVLESVEDSVNWFQSNPHPDLVFMDIRLLDGLSFEIFEQVTIQSSIIFTTAFDEYAVEAFKQNSIGYILKPVEKAELEQTILKWESQPLRSTDLKINKVIESLSNHKKEFRSRFLIPFRDKFISLPVSDIAHIYSESKITRIVTYDCKEYIINQTLEVLERELDPKFFFRVNRQYIVHISAILEIYNYYHGKLRITLKNNPELEIFASKEKSSYFKDWLDF; this is encoded by the coding sequence ATGACCAATATTCTAATTGTTGAAGATGAGGGCTTAAATGCAGAGAAACTTATCCGCATATTAAAAGAATTACGCCCTAATTATACAGTACTTACCGTTTTGGAAAGTGTTGAAGATTCTGTTAACTGGTTTCAATCCAACCCTCATCCTGATTTGGTATTTATGGATATCAGGCTTTTAGACGGCTTAAGCTTTGAAATTTTTGAACAGGTTACCATACAAAGTTCCATTATTTTCACCACAGCTTTTGATGAATATGCTGTAGAAGCCTTTAAACAGAATAGTATAGGATATATACTGAAGCCTGTAGAAAAAGCAGAGTTGGAACAAACAATTTTAAAATGGGAAAGCCAGCCGCTTCGTTCCACAGATTTAAAAATAAATAAGGTGATTGAATCTTTAAGCAATCATAAAAAGGAATTCCGGTCAAGGTTTTTAATTCCCTTCAGAGATAAATTCATATCACTGCCTGTCTCTGATATAGCGCATATCTACAGTGAATCAAAAATAACCCGTATTGTCACCTATGACTGTAAAGAATATATCATCAATCAGACATTGGAAGTTTTAGAACGAGAGCTTGATCCGAAATTTTTCTTCAGGGTCAACCGTCAGTATATTGTCCATATCAGTGCCATATTAGAAATCTATAACTATTACCATGGTAAACTGCGCATAACACTGAAAAATAATCCGGAACTGGAGATTTTTGCCAGTAAAGAAAAATCATCCTATTTTAAAGATTGGCTGGACTTCTGA
- a CDS encoding MFS transporter produces MEFNRVAKAKTATQLIFLVCGLGIASWAPMVPLAKDRLALNEADLGLLLLLLGGGALLMMPLSGILINRLGTRKIIAVSVLLSAILLPWLLIISNIYLMGAVLFAFGCSIGTIDVAMNAHGVQVQNEYGKPIMSSLHGLFSVGGLFGSLGLGFLMKLGLNPIYASVSISILLIFLLVIQFRFLFDYETEREIILKFSHVDVENKNTSRFQWLDSKILVLGLMCFIVFLSEGAMLDWSAVFLRDTKGVEPEFSGIGYAAFSVAMAVMRLSGDSLISKLNSRIVVIGGSIIASLGVMILTFSTWIPLSLAGFTLLGVGAANIVPVFFSEGGRISGISSTVAIPAITTIGYAGSLAGPALLGFIAHHFSLTVAFEMIALLFVLVAVIYKFRKNPSSC; encoded by the coding sequence ATGGAATTTAACAGAGTTGCAAAAGCCAAAACAGCCACACAACTGATATTCCTGGTTTGTGGATTAGGGATTGCCAGTTGGGCACCTATGGTTCCGCTTGCCAAAGACAGGTTGGCATTAAATGAAGCAGATTTAGGTCTATTGTTATTATTACTTGGTGGTGGTGCATTGCTGATGATGCCTTTATCCGGCATTCTGATCAATAGGTTGGGAACCCGTAAAATTATCGCCGTAAGTGTTTTACTTAGTGCTATACTCCTTCCATGGCTGTTAATCATATCCAATATCTATTTGATGGGTGCTGTTCTTTTCGCGTTCGGATGCAGCATTGGAACTATTGATGTTGCCATGAATGCTCATGGCGTACAGGTACAAAATGAATACGGAAAACCAATCATGTCTTCTTTGCATGGACTTTTTAGTGTTGGAGGACTTTTCGGATCACTGGGATTGGGATTTCTCATGAAGTTAGGGCTAAATCCTATTTATGCTTCAGTAAGTATATCCATTCTACTTATTTTCCTTTTAGTGATTCAGTTTCGATTTCTGTTTGATTATGAAACGGAAAGAGAAATTATTCTTAAGTTTTCTCATGTCGATGTAGAGAATAAAAACACCTCCCGATTTCAGTGGCTGGATTCAAAAATTTTAGTGCTGGGATTGATGTGTTTTATTGTGTTTCTATCTGAAGGAGCTATGCTGGACTGGAGTGCCGTATTCCTAAGAGATACCAAAGGAGTAGAACCTGAGTTTTCAGGAATAGGATATGCTGCTTTTTCCGTAGCCATGGCTGTAATGAGATTGTCCGGAGACTCTCTTATCAGTAAATTAAATAGCCGGATCGTTGTCATTGGAGGAAGTATTATTGCATCATTAGGTGTGATGATCTTGACATTCAGTACGTGGATACCGTTATCACTTGCAGGGTTTACATTACTTGGAGTGGGTGCTGCGAATATCGTTCCCGTATTTTTCAGTGAAGGCGGAAGAATTTCCGGAATTTCCTCCACAGTTGCCATTCCTGCTATTACGACAATAGGCTATGCCGGATCGCTGGCAGGCCCTGCATTATTAGGGTTTATTGCTCATCATTTTTCTTTGACCGTTGCCTTTGAAATGATAGCTTTGCTCTTTGTTTTGGTCGCTGTTATTTATAAATTCAGAAAGAATCCGTCATCATGCTAA
- a CDS encoding beta-ketoacyl-ACP synthase III, whose amino-acid sequence MKKNYANIVALGGYKPKFARTNSFLEGILDTTEDWIVKRTGIHERKIENDRYATSDMSVFAIQDLQNKYDVELEDVDAVIVATSTPDYKMPSTAHVVCKKMNFKNALAFDLNTACSGFLYALSVGNSFIESGRFKKVLIVGADKMSSLIDINDRNTTVIFGDGAGAALLQPSPKQSFLESLFETDGENQESLMVPSGGSQDPINLTNVLKRNHFLKQEGRVVFKKAVSSITDICRKVLEKNDMSAEDIDWVIPHQANMRIIESVAKNLGIEESKMLSNLKNLGNTASASIILCLSDYHHLFKEGDKILLTSFGSGMAWGATVFEWAKVSPAYEFQEIQNSGLEVSCE is encoded by the coding sequence ATGAAAAAAAATTATGCAAACATTGTTGCACTCGGAGGATATAAGCCAAAATTCGCAAGAACAAATTCATTTTTAGAAGGCATTTTGGATACCACTGAAGACTGGATTGTAAAAAGAACTGGAATTCACGAAAGGAAGATTGAAAATGATCGGTATGCTACATCGGATATGTCCGTATTTGCCATACAGGATCTGCAAAATAAATACGATGTGGAGTTGGAAGATGTAGATGCCGTCATTGTAGCAACATCAACACCGGATTATAAAATGCCTTCTACTGCTCATGTTGTTTGTAAAAAAATGAATTTTAAAAATGCTTTGGCATTTGATTTAAATACGGCTTGTTCCGGTTTTCTATACGCTTTGTCGGTAGGGAATTCTTTCATTGAAAGTGGAAGATTCAAAAAAGTACTTATCGTAGGGGCTGATAAAATGAGTTCCCTGATAGATATTAATGATCGAAATACCACTGTTATATTTGGTGATGGCGCCGGTGCGGCATTACTACAGCCCTCACCAAAACAGAGTTTTTTAGAATCTCTTTTTGAAACAGATGGTGAAAATCAGGAATCATTAATGGTACCTTCTGGCGGGTCTCAGGATCCTATTAACCTTACGAATGTTCTGAAAAGAAACCATTTTCTAAAACAAGAAGGAAGGGTTGTTTTTAAAAAGGCAGTAAGCTCGATCACGGATATTTGTAGAAAAGTGCTTGAGAAGAATGATATGTCTGCTGAAGATATAGACTGGGTTATTCCACATCAGGCTAATATGAGAATTATAGAGTCTGTTGCTAAGAATCTGGGAATAGAAGAATCTAAAATGCTATCTAACCTGAAAAATTTAGGAAATACAGCAAGTGCTTCTATTATCTTATGTTTATCAGATTATCATCATTTATTTAAAGAAGGTGATAAGATTTTATTGACATCCTTTGGTTCAGGTATGGCGTGGGGAGCCACTGTTTTTGAATGGGCGAAAGTAAGTCCGGCTTATGAATTTCAGGAGATACAAAATAGCGGATTAGAAGTGAGTTGTGAGTAA
- a CDS encoding low molecular weight phosphatase family protein, whose protein sequence is MFTKLQQTIELLQNVEITEERKAILRPLAEFIQNKLTDKKLINLHFICTHNSRRSQLSQIWAQMAAAYFNIPSIACYSGGTEETSIFPAVLHVLDEQGFSIQKISDFENPVYAIRYDENSLPIIGFSKKYNDPFNPANGFVAVMTCTQADGECPLVFGAEVRIPITYEDPKISDHTPEQTITYKERSLQIGAEMFYTFSLISQ, encoded by the coding sequence ATGTTCACCAAACTCCAACAGACAATAGAATTACTGCAAAATGTAGAAATCACCGAAGAAAGGAAGGCTATACTCAGACCATTGGCTGAATTCATTCAAAATAAACTTACAGATAAAAAGCTGATCAACCTTCATTTTATCTGTACGCACAACTCAAGGAGAAGTCAGCTGTCACAGATTTGGGCACAAATGGCAGCTGCTTATTTTAATATCCCGAGTATAGCATGCTATTCAGGAGGGACAGAAGAAACATCAATATTCCCTGCAGTCCTTCATGTATTGGATGAACAGGGATTTTCTATTCAAAAAATTTCTGATTTCGAAAACCCTGTTTATGCTATAAGATACGATGAAAATTCGCTTCCTATCATAGGTTTTTCAAAAAAATACAATGATCCATTTAATCCTGCTAATGGTTTTGTTGCTGTAATGACATGCACACAAGCAGATGGAGAATGCCCTTTGGTTTTCGGAGCAGAAGTACGCATTCCAATAACATATGAAGATCCGAAAATATCCGATCATACTCCTGAGCAGACAATAACTTACAAAGAAAGAAGTTTACAAATAGGAGCAGAAATGTTTTATACTTTTTCTCTGATCAGCCAGTAA
- a CDS encoding helix-turn-helix domain-containing protein encodes MKKENIDQLVKVEYYKTEDCPVKNHLFSFFQMVYVISGSGFFKINNNITTYKSGSLILLTPNDHHSFEISDTTEFLFVKFSERYIREYNWNNINCIECLLYHASHLSGCILGNKPDEFLVKSIVDSLLHGMKHNDLYNEDLTLHYVNALIVIAARNISKMKPANAHINADKRILGIIDYIQGNIHDPQLLKASVISQKFGLSETYLGSYFKNQCGETIQHFISNYKMRLIEHRLMFSDMRINEIVSEFGFADESHLNKFFKKRHQISLTEFRKKRQVVNESVEIN; translated from the coding sequence ATGAAAAAAGAAAATATAGATCAGCTGGTAAAGGTGGAATATTATAAAACTGAAGATTGTCCGGTAAAGAATCACTTGTTTTCTTTTTTCCAGATGGTCTATGTGATCTCCGGTTCCGGTTTTTTTAAAATTAATAATAATATAACAACCTATAAATCTGGAAGTCTCATATTACTTACCCCCAATGATCATCACAGTTTCGAAATATCCGATACAACAGAATTTTTGTTTGTAAAATTTAGTGAACGCTACATCAGAGAGTATAACTGGAACAATATTAATTGTATAGAATGCTTATTATACCATGCTTCCCATCTGTCAGGATGTATTCTTGGGAATAAACCGGATGAGTTTCTGGTGAAATCGATAGTTGATTCACTTCTTCATGGTATGAAGCATAATGACCTTTATAACGAGGACCTTACATTGCATTATGTCAATGCATTAATTGTAATTGCAGCCAGAAATATTTCAAAGATGAAGCCGGCTAATGCTCACATCAATGCTGATAAAAGAATATTGGGCATCATAGATTATATTCAGGGTAATATTCACGATCCTCAATTATTAAAAGCTTCAGTCATTAGCCAGAAATTTGGCTTGTCCGAGACTTATTTAGGAAGTTATTTTAAGAACCAGTGTGGAGAAACTATTCAACATTTTATTTCAAATTATAAAATGAGATTGATCGAGCATCGCCTGATGTTCAGCGATATGAGAATCAATGAAATTGTGAGTGAATTTGGTTTTGCAGACGAAAGCCATTTAAATAAATTTTTCAAAAAACGTCATCAAATCAGCTTAACGGAATTTCGAAAGAAAAGACAGGTTGTGAATGAATCTGTTGAGATTAATTAA
- a CDS encoding DUF6150 family protein has protein sequence MPKVSIKNSQSASDLKVYETDVKSLADLLVYKTNSKLKAEANEAFWYIEKFDTFSDLDVYFSDSKATADVLVHFVSDDGSAGWQSEHRLKGKLTKI, from the coding sequence ATGCCGAAAGTAAGTATCAAAAATTCACAATCTGCAAGCGACCTGAAGGTTTATGAAACCGATGTGAAAAGTTTAGCTGATCTGCTTGTTTATAAAACGAATTCAAAACTGAAGGCTGAAGCAAATGAAGCGTTCTGGTATATTGAAAAATTTGACACCTTTTCAGATCTGGATGTTTACTTTTCAGATTCTAAAGCGACTGCGGATGTGTTGGTTCATTTTGTAAGTGATGACGGAAGTGCGGGATGGCAAAGTGAGCATCGGTTAAAAGGAAAGCTGACGAAAATATAG
- a CDS encoding DeoR/GlpR family DNA-binding transcription regulator, whose product MLREERFELILSQLKKKNKVKFEDLALAMHVSEDTVRRDIEQLHRNGLLSKVRGGAMLREKDPLSFHDRQSFLANEKNIIALKAQQFIKDGMTVFMDGGTTIGAVANYMPLDIRLRVITNNTSLIPVLSKFKRVELILLGGIYDNDLAVTTGATTCNEASQFIADLFIMGTCAVDAEFGAFATSITDVETKRTMIKSSKKIIALANQNKLRRTEPLKICDLLDIDILITDLASGDQELDSLRNLSVQIV is encoded by the coding sequence ATGCTAAGAGAAGAACGTTTTGAGTTAATCCTCAGTCAATTAAAGAAAAAAAACAAAGTAAAATTTGAAGATTTAGCTTTGGCAATGCACGTTTCTGAAGATACCGTAAGAAGAGATATCGAACAGCTTCATCGTAATGGACTATTATCTAAAGTCCGTGGTGGAGCCATGCTAAGAGAAAAAGATCCGCTTTCTTTTCATGACAGACAATCCTTTCTGGCCAATGAAAAAAATATCATTGCTCTGAAGGCACAACAGTTTATTAAAGATGGAATGACCGTCTTTATGGACGGTGGCACAACCATTGGTGCTGTAGCGAACTATATGCCTTTGGACATTCGTCTACGCGTGATTACCAACAATACATCACTTATTCCTGTATTGAGCAAGTTTAAGAGGGTAGAGCTGATCCTTTTAGGTGGTATATATGATAATGATCTGGCAGTTACTACCGGAGCTACCACCTGTAATGAAGCCTCTCAATTTATTGCTGACCTTTTTATCATGGGAACCTGTGCAGTAGATGCTGAATTCGGTGCATTTGCAACATCTATTACCGATGTGGAAACGAAAAGGACTATGATTAAATCTTCAAAAAAGATCATCGCACTAGCCAATCAAAATAAACTTCGCCGTACAGAACCTCTTAAAATATGTGATCTTCTGGATATTGACATCCTCATTACCGATTTAGCTTCAGGTGACCAGGAGTTAGACAGTCTGAGAAACTTATCTGTTCAAATCGTATAA
- a CDS encoding LysR family transcriptional regulator, which produces MVNFEWYRSFKAIYTTGTLTGAAQELLISQPNVSQHLSALEAHIGKQLFERKPRKMVPTDYGRLFYVQIIDAIEKLEYIEAEFRYTRPCHIPLTCVGIQSELFYNVLAPKISKVPANLVFEFEPMHELIRKQERGRLNFTISPHQTLEKNMICEPIFQEKFLLIGSSDFDTSLFDDYISKGNMDLAEKWLTNQDWYAYDSDLTPIKKFWMENFKKRPHIKPRFIIPDYNSILKGMSSCGNGITVAADFVVKDLVEQGNLKEIWNTSSKTSNILYLTYNKNQVSSEQIEMMRKLFK; this is translated from the coding sequence ATGGTAAATTTTGAATGGTATCGATCTTTTAAAGCAATATATACAACGGGTACATTAACCGGTGCTGCACAGGAACTACTTATTTCACAGCCTAATGTGAGCCAGCATTTATCTGCATTAGAAGCTCATATCGGAAAGCAGCTGTTTGAAAGAAAGCCAAGAAAAATGGTGCCTACAGATTACGGCAGACTGTTTTATGTACAGATTATTGATGCTATAGAAAAGCTGGAGTATATAGAAGCCGAATTCCGCTATACGCGCCCATGCCATATACCGCTTACCTGCGTTGGAATTCAAAGTGAGCTTTTTTATAATGTTCTTGCTCCTAAAATCAGCAAAGTTCCGGCAAACCTGGTTTTTGAGTTTGAACCTATGCATGAGTTGATACGGAAGCAGGAAAGAGGAAGATTGAATTTTACAATTTCTCCTCACCAGACGCTCGAAAAAAATATGATTTGTGAACCTATTTTTCAGGAGAAGTTTTTATTGATCGGCAGCTCTGATTTTGACACATCATTATTCGATGACTATATCAGCAAGGGAAATATGGATCTTGCTGAAAAATGGCTGACCAATCAAGACTGGTATGCTTATGACAGTGACCTTACTCCAATCAAAAAGTTTTGGATGGAGAATTTTAAAAAACGGCCCCATATTAAACCCCGTTTTATTATTCCGGATTATAATTCTATTCTAAAAGGAATGAGCAGTTGTGGTAATGGGATTACTGTAGCGGCTGATTTTGTAGTAAAAGACCTTGTTGAACAAGGAAACTTAAAAGAAATATGGAATACCAGCAGTAAAACATCCAATATTCTCTATCTTACGTATAATAAAAACCAGGTATCATCTGAACAAATAGAGATGATGCGAAAACTATTTAAATAA
- a CDS encoding FAD-dependent oxidoreductase, which yields MQNILKDKKVAIIGGGPVGLTMARLLQQKGVEVTVYERDQDAQTRIWGGTLDLHKSSGQEALKKAGLLEKYYATAIPMGIVFANEQGQVLHTRKTTPENQYDNPEINRNQLRTILLDSLTPDTVVWDRKLTHLEVHNGEWLLQFENQPDATADFVIVANGGMSKARSYITDTEIEETGSFIIQGDVPQPEIQCPEIYQLCNGSRLMTVNEGNLLVINPYNNGSLTYGLIIQKPEEWNHGHILNFQNNESVIQYLSKRLSNWSEPFQHLFQVTSFFVGLPTRKLPLNSWKNKRPLPITLIGDAAHLMPPFAGQGVNIGLVDALTLSENLTNGNFDTIESAVEDYEQKMKVYAAEAQLDSSTNEKEMHEPGFSFLQFFD from the coding sequence ATGCAAAATATACTAAAAGACAAAAAAGTAGCTATTATCGGTGGCGGACCTGTAGGTTTAACAATGGCCAGACTACTTCAACAAAAAGGAGTAGAGGTAACCGTTTATGAGAGAGACCAAGATGCTCAGACCAGAATCTGGGGAGGTACCCTTGACCTGCATAAAAGTTCTGGACAGGAAGCGCTAAAAAAAGCCGGACTGCTCGAAAAATATTATGCTACTGCCATTCCTATGGGAATTGTCTTTGCCAATGAACAAGGCCAGGTATTACACACCCGAAAAACTACGCCTGAAAATCAATACGATAATCCTGAAATAAACAGGAATCAGCTCCGAACAATACTTCTTGATAGCTTAACACCTGACACTGTTGTCTGGGACAGAAAATTAACCCATCTCGAAGTACATAATGGAGAATGGCTGTTACAGTTCGAAAATCAACCTGATGCCACTGCAGATTTTGTGATCGTTGCTAATGGCGGAATGTCAAAAGCAAGAAGCTATATAACTGATACAGAAATTGAAGAGACCGGTAGTTTTATCATACAAGGTGATGTTCCCCAACCGGAAATCCAATGTCCTGAAATATATCAGTTATGTAATGGCAGTAGATTGATGACCGTAAATGAGGGTAATTTACTTGTTATCAATCCTTATAATAATGGTTCGCTAACTTATGGCTTAATCATTCAAAAGCCGGAGGAATGGAATCATGGTCATATTTTAAACTTTCAAAACAATGAAAGTGTAATTCAATATCTTTCAAAACGGCTATCCAACTGGAGTGAACCTTTTCAACACTTGTTTCAGGTAACCTCTTTTTTTGTTGGATTACCTACCAGAAAATTACCCTTAAATTCCTGGAAAAATAAGCGTCCTCTTCCAATAACCCTTATTGGTGATGCAGCACACTTGATGCCTCCTTTTGCCGGTCAGGGTGTAAATATCGGATTAGTCGATGCGTTGACCTTATCCGAAAACCTAACGAATGGAAACTTTGATACTATAGAATCCGCTGTTGAGGATTATGAACAAAAAATGAAGGTATATGCTGCTGAAGCGCAACTTGATTCAAGTACCAATGAAAAAGAAATGCATGAGCCTGGGTTTTCTTTTCTACAATTTTTTGATTAA
- a CDS encoding MFS transporter, which translates to MKKSIYILALGAFGIITTEFGVIGILPTISREFHVPIDTAGWLLSAFAITVAISSPFITALTTKINRKLLLCMVLGIFVLSNILSAFSTNFTILMVARILPAFLHPLFWNISMAIAFKQGGPKAVSVVMTGLSLATVLGVPITTYAADFFNNWQASFFLSSFISLIAFLGLLFFVPSIPGNKDKTSQNQLYVLKSPQLWLNLISTILTLAAMFSSYTYLAAYLEKITHMNGAEISVMLLLFGSLGILGNWIMGMALNRNVVLTARLFFILLISVQILAYYFGGIFTAMVVIVSFWGMVHTGGFLVPNIRTTQAVPHQALEFVNSLLTSCYNIGISLGAFVGGFIITQYGIHQIVWISIALLAVTLGLSFITFPKKQETEEKSEKINMTPSVCES; encoded by the coding sequence ATGAAAAAATCGATTTACATATTGGCTCTGGGAGCCTTTGGTATTATTACTACAGAATTCGGCGTCATCGGGATTCTTCCAACCATCAGCAGAGAATTTCATGTGCCTATTGACACGGCAGGCTGGTTGCTAAGTGCTTTTGCGATTACCGTTGCCATCTCTTCTCCGTTTATCACTGCACTGACTACTAAGATCAACCGTAAGCTTTTGTTATGTATGGTATTGGGTATATTTGTTTTATCCAATATTCTTTCGGCATTTTCAACCAATTTCACCATTCTTATGGTTGCCAGAATCTTACCGGCCTTTCTGCATCCTCTATTCTGGAATATCTCTATGGCCATTGCATTTAAACAAGGTGGCCCTAAAGCTGTATCAGTTGTGATGACCGGTCTTAGTCTTGCTACAGTATTGGGAGTTCCTATAACCACTTACGCCGCAGATTTCTTTAATAACTGGCAGGCATCATTTTTCCTGAGCAGCTTTATAAGTCTTATTGCTTTTCTGGGACTCTTATTTTTTGTGCCTTCTATACCCGGAAATAAAGATAAAACATCACAGAACCAGTTGTATGTATTAAAAAGTCCGCAGCTTTGGCTAAACCTTATATCTACTATCCTTACTCTTGCCGCTATGTTTTCCAGCTATACATATCTGGCTGCTTATCTCGAAAAAATTACCCATATGAATGGAGCCGAGATCAGTGTTATGCTGCTTCTGTTTGGAAGTCTGGGAATTTTAGGAAACTGGATTATGGGAATGGCTTTGAATAGAAATGTAGTGTTGACCGCCAGATTATTTTTTATTTTATTAATTTCTGTTCAGATATTGGCTTATTACTTTGGAGGTATTTTTACCGCAATGGTTGTTATTGTTTCTTTTTGGGGAATGGTTCACACCGGAGGATTTTTGGTACCCAATATCAGGACTACACAAGCAGTGCCCCATCAGGCACTAGAATTTGTGAATAGCCTTTTAACCTCATGCTACAATATCGGAATATCATTAGGAGCATTTGTAGGTGGATTTATCATTACACAATATGGAATTCATCAGATTGTATGGATCAGTATTGCTCTGCTGGCAGTTACTTTAGGACTAAGCTTCATTACATTCCCTAAAAAACAAGAAACAGAAGAGAAAAGTGAAAAAATAAATATGACACCCTCTGTTTGCGAATCATAA
- a CDS encoding ArsR/SmtB family transcription factor — MGATKTDHFTEQQNKIAGIAKALGHPARVAIIEYLLKVNTCICGDIVNELPLAQATVSQHLKELKNAGLIKGSIEGTSICYCIDEKTFEILKEYFSKIISTTTIQKCC, encoded by the coding sequence ATGGGAGCAACCAAAACGGATCATTTTACAGAGCAGCAAAATAAAATAGCAGGTATTGCTAAAGCACTGGGACATCCAGCCAGAGTTGCTATTATCGAATATTTACTAAAAGTGAATACTTGCATTTGTGGAGACATTGTCAATGAACTTCCTTTGGCTCAGGCTACTGTTTCCCAACACTTAAAAGAGTTAAAGAATGCCGGATTAATTAAAGGAAGTATTGAAGGAACTTCAATTTGTTACTGTATTGATGAAAAAACTTTTGAGATCTTAAAAGAATACTTTTCAAAAATAATTTCCACTACTACCATCCAAAAATGCTGCTGA
- a CDS encoding sensor histidine kinase — MSLFWKSYWNYPISKLVIEWGLDLLAWGIIIELYLRIDQYLNRYLTWEKNTLSRLFLQTLVLIILVLTSTFISIFIISRDNPAYLFESRKNLFLQCGIVSMLTSLCMATLYIGNHFLRKFKLATVEVAEEKVRTAVLNQKLAEQRQIEAELRLKNLQLQIDPHFIFNNLSVLSELILKDQKVAYEYAENFSRLYRYFLKNLDKELIFLSEELNFLKAYIFLVKIRTGEHVNFSVEVNSNFEFYRLPPFTLQLLIENAIKHNKATTNSPLQITIESCNDDEYLIVRNSLNLKSKKINTFGIGLNNIITKYSLVSEKVPEISEDNKEFTVLIPLIK; from the coding sequence ATGTCTTTATTTTGGAAAAGTTATTGGAACTATCCTATTTCAAAATTAGTTATAGAGTGGGGGTTAGATTTACTTGCCTGGGGCATTATTATTGAATTATACCTGCGCATAGATCAGTATCTGAATCGTTATCTCACCTGGGAAAAGAATACTTTATCAAGACTGTTTTTACAGACTCTGGTATTAATTATTCTTGTATTAACTTCCACTTTCATCAGTATATTCATAATTTCCAGAGACAATCCGGCTTATTTATTCGAGAGCAGAAAAAATTTGTTCCTTCAATGTGGTATTGTTTCTATGCTTACTTCATTGTGTATGGCTACTTTATATATTGGAAACCATTTTTTAAGAAAGTTTAAATTAGCAACTGTGGAAGTCGCTGAAGAAAAAGTAAGAACGGCAGTATTAAATCAAAAACTGGCAGAACAGCGTCAGATTGAAGCAGAATTAAGATTAAAAAACCTTCAATTACAAATTGATCCACATTTTATTTTTAACAACTTAAGTGTTTTATCTGAATTAATTTTAAAGGATCAAAAGGTGGCTTACGAATATGCTGAAAACTTTTCCAGACTTTACCGCTACTTTTTGAAGAACCTGGACAAAGAGCTTATATTCTTATCTGAAGAATTAAATTTTCTGAAAGCCTACATCTTTTTAGTAAAGATAAGAACAGGCGAGCACGTTAACTTTTCAGTGGAAGTGAATTCCAATTTTGAGTTTTACCGTCTCCCGCCATTTACTTTGCAGCTCCTGATAGAGAACGCTATCAAGCATAATAAAGCAACTACAAATTCTCCGCTACAGATTACAATAGAAAGTTGTAATGATGATGAATATTTAATTGTGCGCAATAGCCTTAATCTTAAGAGTAAAAAAATAAATACCTTTGGAATAGGATTAAACAATATCATCACCAAATATTCCCTGGTATCGGAAAAAGTTCCAGAGATATCAGAGGATAATAAAGAATTTACCGTACTAATTCCATTAATAAAATGA
- a CDS encoding VOC family protein yields the protein MKIEHIALWCHNLKLMQRFYIDYFEMVSNEKYENPAKGFASYFLSFKENSFVRLELMHRPDIMDNDNTRGMIMGYAHLAISVGSKEKVDALTSRLRHDGFHIIGEPRTTGDGYYESIVGDPEGNWIEITE from the coding sequence ATGAAAATTGAACATATTGCCTTATGGTGTCATAATTTAAAACTGATGCAAAGGTTCTATATAGATTATTTTGAGATGGTAAGTAATGAAAAATATGAAAATCCTGCCAAGGGATTCGCTTCCTATTTTTTATCTTTTAAAGAAAATTCTTTTGTGAGGCTTGAGTTGATGCACCGACCGGATATTATGGATAATGACAATACAAGAGGAATGATCATGGGATATGCTCATCTGGCAATATCTGTCGGTAGTAAAGAAAAAGTAGATGCTCTTACCTCCAGATTACGCCATGATGGTTTTCATATTATCGGAGAACCCCGTACAACAGGTGATGGATATTATGAAAGTATTGTAGGAGATCCTGAAGGGAACTGGATAGAGATCACTGAATGA